Below is a window of Sporosarcina ureae DNA.
AAAAATCAGTAGACGATTTACTCGGCAATCCGTTCGATATGGACGCTAGCCTACTTCCAAAAGAGATGGAAAACTCGCTTGCGGATGAGACAGCACCTGTCAAACTCATTGACCGTTTAACACCCGAAGAACAAGTCAAAGCAAGACAATTGGCTTCACAGATTCCGGTAGGCAATTACGAAGCCGTCATTTCCTATGGCGCCAATGCACAAAATGAACTTTCCAACTTCTCTCACAAAATGCTTGACCATGTTCAAGGCAAAGATATCGGCCCTGTCGGTGATGTACTGAACGAATTAATGGCCAAATTATCCGAAATCGATACAGATGATCTATCGGATAAAAAGAAATCGGGACTAAGCCGTTTATTCAACAAGGCTACTCGCCCTATTAAAGAAATCATGACAAAATACGAAAAACTCGGCACACAAGTCGATAAAATAAGCGTTCAACTAGAACACTCCAAACGTGGTTTAATGGAAGATGTCCGCATGCTGGATAATTTGTATGAACAAAACAAAACCTACTTCCAAGCACTGAACGTCTACATTGCAGCTGCAGAATTAAAGATTGATGAAATCAATAGCACGATTATTCCAGAATTGCATAAAAAAGCACAGGCTTCAGATGATCAAATGATGGTCCAAGAAGTCAACGACATGGCGCAATTTGTAGATCGTCTTGAAAAACGCCTATACGACTTGCAACTATCACGCCAAATCACGATTCAAAGTGCGCCACAGATTCGAATGATCCAACAAACGAACCAAACGTTAGCTGAGAAGATTCAGGCGTCCATCATGACAGCTATTCCCCTTTGGAAGAACCAGATTGCGATTGCTTTAACACTCAACCGTCAGCAAAAGGCTGTGGAGTCTCAGAAGCTTGTGACGAAGACAACGAATGATTTACTACTTCGCAACTCTGAAATGTTGAAAGTGAATAGTATTGAGACAGCGAAAGAGAATGAAAAAGGCATTATTGAAATTGATACATTGAAAACCACACAAGAGAACTTGATCCAGACAATCGAAGAGACATTGCTGATCCAAGCAGACGGTCGCGCAAAACGAAAAGCTGCCGAGACCGAGATTGCCAGAATGGAACAAGACCTCAAGACACGTTTATTAGCTGTATATGAAGAGTCACAAAACCGTCCCTCATAAGAGAGACGGTTTTTTTGTGTGATTTGTTGTAAGTAGTGACATGTGAAGTCAGGCTATGAGCGGTTGCCGTGTCTCTATGATCGCTTGTCGGGTGTCTATGAGCGACCGAGGACCCCGATAGAGCGGATGAGAGATGTCATAGAGCACTTAACCAGGTTCTAAGATCACTTACACCAAATCAATGAGCGGCACCGCGATTGCCCTCCCTAACTTCCTCACAAATCGAGCTTCAAAACACAACAAAAAGAGACAGTTCAATTAAGAACCGTCTCCCCATCTCTATCTTTCACTCAAAATACGTCTTATAATACCCGCCGACTTTGCCCGAATTGTCTACTACGAAAATAAACTCCTCTGTCTCGTTCTTCACGTCATACGCCTTCCCCACCGTCAGCATATTACTAACGAAAAACTTCGCTGCATCCGTGTGCGTACACGTTACTGTCTTCAAAGTAGGCTCATCCAACCATTGTAAATATGACATAAAACCTCTCCCCTTCTAAATAAAAACGACCCGCTGATTAGCGGGTCGCTTGGATTGTGTTAATTAAGAACCTAGTAGAAGGTCTTCAGGGTTTTCAAGCAACTCTTTAACCATCTTCAAGAATCCAACTGAATCTTTACCATCAATTACACGGTGATCGTAAGAAAGTGCAACATACATCATTGGGCGAATTTCGATATTGTCACCAATAGCTACTGGACGCTTCTGAATTGTATGCATACCCAAGATTCCTACTTGTGTACCGTTTAGGATTGGAGTAGACAATAGTGAACCGAATACTCCACCGTTTGTAATTGTGAATGAACCGCCTGTCATATCAGCCAATGTCAACTTGTTGTCGCGTGCTTTTTTCGCAAGCTCTCCGATAGATGCTTCGATTTGTGCAAAACTCTTACGGTCTGCATCTACTACGTTTGGTACAACTAGTCCACCGTCAGTAGATACTGCGATACCGATATCGAAGTAATTCTTCAATAGGATTTCATCGCCATCGATTTCAGCGTTAACATATGGGTACTTCTTCAATGCAGCAACGACTGCTTTTGTGAAGAATGACATGAAGCCTAGACGTACATCGTTTTGCTCGAAGAACTGGTCTTTTTTGCGTGAACGAAGTTCCATCATTTTCGACATATCAATTTCGTTGAATGTAGTTAACATTGCTGTTGATTGTCTAACTTCAAGCAAACGCTTAGCGATTGTTTGACGGCGACGAGTCATTTTTTCACGAGTGATACGGCCATCGTCTTTCGCTTCTGCTTTAGGAGCTGGAGCCGCCGCAGCAGGTGCTGGAGCGTTGTTGTGAGCAGATACGTCTTGTGCACGTACGCGACCCATTGGATCAACAGGTGATACGTCCGCAAGATTGATACCTTTTTCACGTGCAAGCTTGCGTGCTGCTGGACTTGCAATTGTGCGGTCTGAAGAAGAAGTTTCTTCTGCTACAGCTGCTGCTGGAGCCGGAGTTTCTTCTTTTTGTGCAGGTGCTGGCGCTGCTGCTTCAGTTGCTTGTGGAGCTTGTTGTGCCGGTGCACCTGAACCTTCGCCTACAATCGCGATTACTTGGCCAACTTCAACTGTGTCGCCTTCTGCAGCCAATAGTTCAGACAATACACCCGCTTCTTCTGAAATGACTTCGACGTTCACTTTATCTGTTTCCAATTCAACGATGAATTCACCTTTATCCACGTTTTCACCGGGTTGTTTCAACCATTTTGCAATTGTACCTTCTGTAATTGATTCTGCTAGTTCAGGTACTCTGATCTCTGCCACAATAAATTCCTCCTCGTAGGTATACCGTTTTTTAACGGATAAGCTACTTTGTATAAGTAGTTTTTTTACTTTTTCTGTAAAGCTTATTTACTTGTTATATCACTTTTTCAAAGCTTCTTCAATGATTCGGTTTTGTTCTTTTTTGTGAGATGCGCCGTCGCCTTCAGAAGGACTTGAGCGTTTGATACGACCGATATAAGAAATGTCTTTGCCGTCAGCTAGTTTTTCTAGGAACGGATAAGCGAATGACCATGTACCCATGTTCTTCGGCTCTTCTTGAACCCATACTAAATCTTTTGCTTTCGGGAAACGAGCAACGATTTCTTTGATTTTGTCGGATGGGAATGGATATAGCTGCTCTACACGGATTACGTGCAAGTAGTCGAATCCTTCGCCGTCTTTGATCTTCTCAGCCAAGTCAATTGCCATCTTACCGCTTGCGAACAAGATCTTTTTCACTTTTTCAGGTTTAGTTCCTGTACCAGGTTGCTCAAGAACTGTCTTGAAGTGACCTTCCGTTAAATCTTCAACATCTGCTCCAACTAGTGGGTGACGAAGTAAAGACTTAGGCGTTGCAATTACTAACGGACGCTCTGCTTCGCTGCCGAGAATTTTCGACTGGCGACGCAATACGTGGAAGTAGTTTGCTGCACTGGAGATATTCGCGACTGTCCAGTTGTTTTCTCCACAAAGCTGTAGGAAACGCTCAATACGAGAACTGGAGTGCTCTGGTCCTTGTCCTTCAAATGCATGTGGCAACAATAGCACTAGGCCGGATTGCTGTCCCCACTTCGCATAACTTGAAGAAACGAACTGGTCGAACATCACTTGTGCCATGTTCGAGAAGTCACCGTATTGTGCTTCCCAAATAGACATTGTTTTGTCTTCTTCTAAGTTATAACCGAATTCATATCCGACGATTCCTGCTTCTGTTAATGGACTGTTATAAGCCACGAACGAAGCGTTAGATCCGCTAATATGATGCAACGGAACAAGTTCTTCACCTGTTTTTTCATCATGTAAAACTAAGTGACGTTGTGCAAACGTACCGCGCTGGATATCTTGTCCAGAGATACGGATGGGCTTACCGTCTTGAATGATGGAACCGAATGCCAATTGCTCAGCATGTGCCCAGTCAATTTTGCCTTTACCATTGAATGGTTCTTGGCGTCGTTTTAAGATTTTATCCAATTTGCTGAAGACAGCGAAATCAGTTGGATACGTTAATAGCTCTTCGTTCATTTTACGAAGGCGATCTTCCGAAACCCCTGTTTCTAGATCACGTGGAAGTCCAGCTTGTACCACTTCCGGTGTTGCATTGGAAATTTGAGGTGCATCTGCAGATTCTTCTTTAACATGATCGTAAGCTTCTTGCATAGTTGCGTTGACCGACCTGTCCATTGCCTTTACTTCTTCGTCAGTCATGAGCTTTTGCTCGACCAGGCGTTGTCCGTAAATTTGACGAACTGTCGGGTGTTTATGGATTTCGTTATACATCACTGGATTCGTCACTAGTGGCTCGTCCATTTCGTTGTGCCCGTAACGACGGTAACCGATTAAATCGATCAATACGTCTTTACCGAACTGCTGGCGATATTCGAATGCCAGTTTTGCCACAGCTAAAACTTCTTCTGGGTGATCTGCATTCACGTGGAATACAGGCACTTCAAAGCCTTTTGCTGGATCGGATGCATAGTGTGTAGAACGGGAATCATAGTATTCTGTCGTGAAGCCAATTGTGTTGTTGGCAATGACGTGAACCGATCCACCTGTTCTGAAACCACGAACGCGTGAATAGTTGAATGATTCCGGTACGATTCCCTGTCCAGGGAACGCCGCATCACCGTGTACTAGGATCGCGTATGCTTTGTTAGTATCTTGCTTTGGAATACCTGGGCTATCCGTGTTTTCCTGTGCAGCACGAGTCTGTCCAGTAATCACCGGGTTCACTACTTCAAGGTGAGACGGGTTATACGCTAAGAAGCGGTTCATTCCCGATTTGCCTTTATGAAGAGCTCCCATATGGTATTTCACATCGCCGAACCAGCCGCGTGTTACTTCTAAAGAACCGTCTTTTGGCAAGAACGGTGAAGCAGGTACGCCTGCGAATTCTGCGAACATCATTTCATATGGTTTATTTAAGTTATGTGTCAACACGTTCAGACGTCCACGGTGAGCCATGCCGATTAGCACTTTTTCCATTTTCGCTTCTTCAGAACGACGCATTAATTCGTCGATTAAGACAACTAATGTGTCCACACCTTCGATAGAGAAACGTTTAGCTCCAACGAATGTACGGTGAATGAACTTTTCAAATCCTTCAATTTCCGTCAAACGCTCAAGAAGTTGTTTTTTCTCGTCTTCTTGCAAGTTTGACTGTACGTCGCCGTTTTCAATTTTTGATTGAATCCACGTACGCTCTGTTTCATCGATCAAGTGTGCGAATTCGTATGCGATGGAGCCTGTGTAAAGAGACTTCAAGTAATTCATTGCATCCAATCCGTTTTCCACTGTCGCTGGAACATTTTTTAAGAACAAAGTTGCTGGCAATCCGACCAGATCGCTTTCTGTCAATCCATGATAAGACAGTTCAAGACGGGATGTATCTTTAGGTCGATCGTTTAATGGATAAATATCAGCTGCAAGATGTCCATAAGAACGAATAGCTTCAAGTAAAGAATAAACGGCAAGAACTTTACGCAAATCCGTTTGGGAACCTTGCGCTAAAACTGCCTCTTGACCTGAATCATCCATCTGAGGCGCACCAAAATTCCTGAATAGCTCTGCTAAATCAGGATCTACTGCATCTTGATCTGTTTTAAACAGATCGTACATTTCCATTACATACCCAAGGTTTGGACCCGAAAAATTAGCATACGGGGAACGATGGGAATCCACATTGTTCGACATGTAATATAACCTCCACATTTGCCTACCGGCGTGTTGTGTTTATTTTCACTACTTCTATACAATAATAGCACGCAAACCTTAGAACTGAAAGGGATTAATCCTAATATGCATAGTTTTCTGCAAAGTACTAGCAAATATATTAAATAATACTGAAAACTACGCCTCTTAGGTACTTCGCGTACATTTTCATTTTTGGAACGACAAAATCAATTCTGCCATCTTTTCAGGCGTCTTCGGTTCTGTCGTCTTTTCAATATTCGACAACAATCGCGCTTTCTCCTTTACGAGTTCGTCGAATTGTTCTGTAACAGGCTGAACTTCGAATTGTTCTTCTTCAATTTGCAATGCCAATCCTTTGGAAGCAAAATAATTGGCGTTCAATATTTGATCGCCACGGCTCTTTGAAGCGGCTAACGGAACGAGTAGCATTGGCTTGTGGATTGCAAGAAGTTCGAATATCGCATTCGAGCCCGCGCGTGAAATTGCATAATCGGACGCTGCCAGTAGATCCGGCAATTCATCGGTAACATATTCATACTGCACGTATCCCGCCACCGCCAGACTGTCATCCACATTTCCCTTACCACATAAATGAATGATCTGATACTTCTCAAGCAAAGCAGGCAGTTCATTGCGCACCGCCACATTCAACACAGCAGAGCCCTGACTACCTCCCATTATAATGAACACGGGCTTTTCCGAATTCAGACCCGTTCTACGCAATCCTTCTTCTCGGTTACCCATAAACAGCTCTGGACGGATAATCGGGCCCGTGCATGCAGATTTCGCTGTCGGCACATATTGCAACGTCTGTTCAAAGACCGTAAAAATTTGTGATGCGAACGGCAATGCCAATTTATTCGCAAGTCCTGGTGTCACGTCTGATTCATGGACAACGACAGGTACATTCGCAAGTTTGGCTGCCATAACAACCGGCACTGAAACGAACCCTCCTTTAGAGAAGATGATCTCCGGCTTCAATTTACGAAGAATAGCGAGTGCTTGTAGCGTCCCCGCTCCGACCCGAAATGGATCCGTAAAATTCTTCATTGAGAAATACCTGCGTAGCTTACCACTTTGTATGGCGTGATAGACCACTTCCGGATGCCCTTCTCCAATCAGCTCTTTTTCAATACCTTCATGAGAACCAATATAATGCACACTATATCCTTTATCTAAAAATATGGGAATTAACGCTTGGTTGACGGACACATGCCCTGCTGTCCCGCCACCTGTTAATACGACTACCGGTTGCTTCATTCATTCCATCCTTCCGCGTTACCTACTATATTTTCATGCTACAATAGTCAAAGTAAAAAACTTTAGTAGAGGAAATCAAAACTATGACTACTGTAACGAACCCTTTGCAACAAAAAACATCCATTTTCATTAAAATCATGATTCCCATTGTCATTACGCAAGTGGCACTGTACTTGATGTCGTTCTTCGATATTCTCATGACAGGACGCTATGATACGTTCCACTTAGCAGGCGTGACCATCGGTAGTTCCTTCTGGATACCGGTCTATACCGGCCTTTCCGGAATTCTCATGGGTCTAACTCCTATTATCGCACAGCAAATCGGTGCGAAGAACAAAAAGGATGTCCGCCCTACTGTCCAGCAAGCATTATACGTATCTCTCGCTCTTTCAGCAATCATTTTTGTCTTGATCCACTGGGTCGTGTTACCCGCTATCACAAGAATGCCACTAGATGCACCGGTTATAGAAGTGGCGTCCGCCTACCTGACGGGTATGAGCATCGGATTGGTTCCGCTGATGGCCTACACTGTACTGCGTTCATTCTTTGATGCGTTAGGGGCAACACGTGTATCGATGTTCATCATCCTGTTATCAGCACCGATTAATATCATGTTGAATTATCTCTTGATATTCGGTAACTTCGGTTTCCCTGAGCTTGGGGGTGCGGGTGCTGGGTATGCATCCGGATTCACGTATTGGCTCGTATTTTTCATTGCGGTATTGATTGCCTGGACGTCCCGCCACTTTAAAGAGTTTACGCTGTTTACTGGTTGGCAACGGATTTCATTCCCACGGTGGAAAGAGATTTTACTGATTGGTGTTCCGATAGGACTCTCCATCTTCGTCGAGACAAGTATCTTCTCTGTTGTGACGTTGTTGATGAGTAGCTATACCGCACAAGTCATATCAGCTCACCAGATAGCGCTTAACTTTACGTCCCTTCTATACATGGTACCGTTAAGCGTCTCGATGGGTACGACGATACTAGTCGGTCAGTCGATTGGTGCGAATAAAACGAAAGACGCGCGCGAGTATACGTATCTCGGCATAGCGTTCGCCGTTGTTTTCAGTTTCCTATCCATATTCATATTACTAATGTTTCGTGAGTCTATTGCTTCTATGTATACGATGGACGCAGAGATTATTACACTCGCCGTGCATTTCTTTATTTATGCAGCATTGTTCCAGTTATCGGATGCTGTGCAGGCTCCGATTCAAGGTGCGCTACGCGGGTATAAAGATGTGACGATGACGTTCTTGGTTGGCGTCGTGTCGTTCTGGCTAATTGGATTGCCTACTGGGTTTATGCTAGCACGCTTTACGGAACTTGGCGCGTTCGGCTATTGGGTCGGTCTGATTGCCGGCTTAACGGTCGGTGCGGTCATTCTATCGTTCCGTTTGCGGTTTATACAGAATAAGTATCGTGAAGTGGAATCATGATAAGTTTACGGGTCAATGGAGTTTTTATTCCATTGGCTTTTTTTATTGTGAAGGTGTAGTTTGCGTTACGTGGATAAACAGTTAGAGAGGTACGTGTATGCTCAATAATTCGTGTAAGTGATCATTGAACCCAGTTAACCGCTCTATTACACCCGCTGAACGCTCTATACACGTCCGTGACCGCTCATAGAAACCATCTAAGCGATCATAGCGGACGGGTAACCGCTCATAGCCTACTCACCCGCGCGTATCTACTTGCTATCACTCTCCAACTCTCTCCACTAAAAAAAGGTCAATGGACATAAATCCATTGACCTTTCACATTCTTACTTCTGTATAAACTGCTGTGTCCAGTACTGTCCGTTCGCGTCATATCCGATACCGATATGCGTAAACCCTGGCGTCAAGATATTCTGTCTGTGTCCAGCTGAGTTCATCCAAGCCTTCACGACTTCTTGTGCACTGCGTTGACCCATTGCGATATTCTCTGCTGCCGAACGGTAGGTAACGCCATTCTTCTTCATTTGATCAAACGGTGAACCGTATGTAGGGCTCGTGTGAGAGAAATAATTGTTCGCTGCCATATCCGCTGATTTTTGCTTCGCAGACTTTTGCAATGCTGCATCGATCTGCAACGGCTTGAGTCCTGC
It encodes the following:
- a CDS encoding toxic anion resistance protein; the encoded protein is MTDKHTLEEKSVDDLLGNPFDMDASLLPKEMENSLADETAPVKLIDRLTPEEQVKARQLASQIPVGNYEAVISYGANAQNELSNFSHKMLDHVQGKDIGPVGDVLNELMAKLSEIDTDDLSDKKKSGLSRLFNKATRPIKEIMTKYEKLGTQVDKISVQLEHSKRGLMEDVRMLDNLYEQNKTYFQALNVYIAAAELKIDEINSTIIPELHKKAQASDDQMMVQEVNDMAQFVDRLEKRLYDLQLSRQITIQSAPQIRMIQQTNQTLAEKIQASIMTAIPLWKNQIAIALTLNRQQKAVESQKLVTKTTNDLLLRNSEMLKVNSIETAKENEKGIIEIDTLKTTQENLIQTIEETLLIQADGRAKRKAAETEIARMEQDLKTRLLAVYEESQNRPS
- a CDS encoding DUF6501 family protein encodes the protein MSYLQWLDEPTLKTVTCTHTDAAKFFVSNMLTVGKAYDVKNETEEFIFVVDNSGKVGGYYKTYFE
- the odhB gene encoding 2-oxoglutarate dehydrogenase complex dihydrolipoyllysine-residue succinyltransferase, which codes for MAEIRVPELAESITEGTIAKWLKQPGENVDKGEFIVELETDKVNVEVISEEAGVLSELLAAEGDTVEVGQVIAIVGEGSGAPAQQAPQATEAAAPAPAQKEETPAPAAAVAEETSSSDRTIASPAARKLAREKGINLADVSPVDPMGRVRAQDVSAHNNAPAPAAAAPAPKAEAKDDGRITREKMTRRRQTIAKRLLEVRQSTAMLTTFNEIDMSKMMELRSRKKDQFFEQNDVRLGFMSFFTKAVVAALKKYPYVNAEIDGDEILLKNYFDIGIAVSTDGGLVVPNVVDADRKSFAQIEASIGELAKKARDNKLTLADMTGGSFTITNGGVFGSLLSTPILNGTQVGILGMHTIQKRPVAIGDNIEIRPMMYVALSYDHRVIDGKDSVGFLKMVKELLENPEDLLLGS
- a CDS encoding 2-oxoglutarate dehydrogenase E1 component, with protein sequence MSNNVDSHRSPYANFSGPNLGYVMEMYDLFKTDQDAVDPDLAELFRNFGAPQMDDSGQEAVLAQGSQTDLRKVLAVYSLLEAIRSYGHLAADIYPLNDRPKDTSRLELSYHGLTESDLVGLPATLFLKNVPATVENGLDAMNYLKSLYTGSIAYEFAHLIDETERTWIQSKIENGDVQSNLQEDEKKQLLERLTEIEGFEKFIHRTFVGAKRFSIEGVDTLVVLIDELMRRSEEAKMEKVLIGMAHRGRLNVLTHNLNKPYEMMFAEFAGVPASPFLPKDGSLEVTRGWFGDVKYHMGALHKGKSGMNRFLAYNPSHLEVVNPVITGQTRAAQENTDSPGIPKQDTNKAYAILVHGDAAFPGQGIVPESFNYSRVRGFRTGGSVHVIANNTIGFTTEYYDSRSTHYASDPAKGFEVPVFHVNADHPEEVLAVAKLAFEYRQQFGKDVLIDLIGYRRYGHNEMDEPLVTNPVMYNEIHKHPTVRQIYGQRLVEQKLMTDEEVKAMDRSVNATMQEAYDHVKEESADAPQISNATPEVVQAGLPRDLETGVSEDRLRKMNEELLTYPTDFAVFSKLDKILKRRQEPFNGKGKIDWAHAEQLAFGSIIQDGKPIRISGQDIQRGTFAQRHLVLHDEKTGEELVPLHHISGSNASFVAYNSPLTEAGIVGYEFGYNLEEDKTMSIWEAQYGDFSNMAQVMFDQFVSSSYAKWGQQSGLVLLLPHAFEGQGPEHSSSRIERFLQLCGENNWTVANISSAANYFHVLRRQSKILGSEAERPLVIATPKSLLRHPLVGADVEDLTEGHFKTVLEQPGTGTKPEKVKKILFASGKMAIDLAEKIKDGEGFDYLHVIRVEQLYPFPSDKIKEIVARFPKAKDLVWVQEEPKNMGTWSFAYPFLEKLADGKDISYIGRIKRSSPSEGDGASHKKEQNRIIEEALKK
- a CDS encoding undecaprenyldiphospho-muramoylpentapeptide beta-N-acetylglucosaminyltransferase gives rise to the protein MKQPVVVLTGGGTAGHVSVNQALIPIFLDKGYSVHYIGSHEGIEKELIGEGHPEVVYHAIQSGKLRRYFSMKNFTDPFRVGAGTLQALAILRKLKPEIIFSKGGFVSVPVVMAAKLANVPVVVHESDVTPGLANKLALPFASQIFTVFEQTLQYVPTAKSACTGPIIRPELFMGNREEGLRRTGLNSEKPVFIIMGGSQGSAVLNVAVRNELPALLEKYQIIHLCGKGNVDDSLAVAGYVQYEYVTDELPDLLAASDYAISRAGSNAIFELLAIHKPMLLVPLAASKSRGDQILNANYFASKGLALQIEEEQFEVQPVTEQFDELVKEKARLLSNIEKTTEPKTPEKMAELILSFQK
- a CDS encoding MATE family efflux transporter, whose amino-acid sequence is MTTVTNPLQQKTSIFIKIMIPIVITQVALYLMSFFDILMTGRYDTFHLAGVTIGSSFWIPVYTGLSGILMGLTPIIAQQIGAKNKKDVRPTVQQALYVSLALSAIIFVLIHWVVLPAITRMPLDAPVIEVASAYLTGMSIGLVPLMAYTVLRSFFDALGATRVSMFIILLSAPINIMLNYLLIFGNFGFPELGGAGAGYASGFTYWLVFFIAVLIAWTSRHFKEFTLFTGWQRISFPRWKEILLIGVPIGLSIFVETSIFSVVTLLMSSYTAQVISAHQIALNFTSLLYMVPLSVSMGTTILVGQSIGANKTKDAREYTYLGIAFAVVFSFLSIFILLMFRESIASMYTMDAEIITLAVHFFIYAALFQLSDAVQAPIQGALRGYKDVTMTFLVGVVSFWLIGLPTGFMLARFTELGAFGYWVGLIAGLTVGAVILSFRLRFIQNKYREVES